One window of Camelina sativa cultivar DH55 chromosome 4, Cs, whole genome shotgun sequence genomic DNA carries:
- the LOC104781349 gene encoding GATA transcription factor 8, which produces MIGQSFPEDLDCGNFFDNMDDLMDFPGGDIDVGFGIGDSDSFPTIWTSHQDTWPAASDPLFSSNTTTNSDSSPELYVPFEDIVKVDRPPSFVEESLVEKKEDSFSTNTDSSSSHSQFRSSSPVSVLESSSSSSQTTNTTSLVLPGKHGRPRTKRPRPPVQDKDRVKDNNNVCGADSRLIIRIPKQFLSDHNKMINKKKKKKAKVSSSSSSSGIDLEVNGNNVDSYSSELHPVRKCMHCEVTKTPQWRLGPMGPKTLCNACGVRYKSGRLFPEYRPAASPTFTPALHSNSHKKVAEMRSKRCSDGSYITEENDLQELIPNNAYIGVD; this is translated from the exons atgattggaCAAAGCTTCCCTGAGGATCTTGATTGTGGCAACTTCTTTGACAACATGGATGACCTCATGGATTTCCCCGGTGGAGATATTGATGTCGGTTTCGGCATAGGTGACTCCGACTCTTTCCCTACCATCTGGACCTCTCATCAGGACACCTGGCCCGCCGCTTCCGaccctctcttctcttccaacACCACCACCAACTCCGATTCATCCCCTGAGCTCTATGTTCCG TTTGAAGATATTGTTAAGGTGGATAGACCACCAAGCTTCGTTGAGGAGTCCTtggttgagaagaaggaagattcGTTTTCGACAAACAcggattcatcatcatctcatagCCAATTCAGGAGCTCAAGTCCAGTGTCGGTTCTCGAAAGCAGCTCATCCTCGTCCCAAACCACCAACACAACCTCCCTTGTCCTCCCTGGCAAGCACGGTCGTCCACGCACAAAACGTCCTCGTCCACCGGTCCAGGATAAGGACAGAgtcaaagacaacaacaatgtGTGCGGGGCAGACTCGCGTCTCATCATTAGGATACCGAAGCAGTTTCTCTCTGACCACAACAAGAtgatcaacaagaagaagaagaagaaggccaaGGTtagttcttcctcttcttcctccgggATCGATCTTGAAGTCAATGGAAACAATGTCGATTCGTATTCTTCAGAGCTACATCCCGTTAGGAAATGTATGCACTGTGAGGTTACCAAGACTCCGCAGTGGAGGCTTGGACCTATGGGCCCAAAGACGCTTTGCAACGCTTGCGGCGTGCGTTACAAGTCAGGGAGGCTTTTCCCTGAGTACCGTCCAGCTGCTAGCCCAACATTCACTCCAGCTCTTCACTCAAACTCACACAAGAAAGTGGCTGAGATGAGAAGCAAGAGATGCAGTGATGGTAGCTACATAACCGAAGAGAATGATCTGCAAGAACTGATTCCGAACAATGCCTACATTGGTGTTGACTAA
- the LOC104784074 gene encoding probable aquaporin PIP2-5, whose product MTKEVVGDKRSFSGKDYQDPPPEPLFDATELGKWSFYRALIAEFVATLLFLYVTVMTVIGYKSQTDPALHPDQCAGVGLLGIAWAFGGMIFILVYCTAGISGGHINPAVTFGLLLARKVSLVRAVMYMVAQCLGAICGVALVKSFQSGYYNRYGGGANGLSDGYSIGTGVAAEIIGTFVLVYTVFSATDPKRSARDSHVPVLAPLPIGFAVFIVHLATIPITGTGINPARSIGAAIIYNKDKAWDHHVRYYIIYFYFFVFDITYHGYNLRCEWAKKTLETEENLEGNLIDAVGNRVVDWTVLDKTYREVKKSGHQPHRKGGA is encoded by the exons atgaCGAAAGAAGTGGTTGGGGATAAGAGATCTTTCTCCGGTAAAGACTATCAAGACCCACCTCCTGAGCCTCTGTTCGACGCTACTGAGCTTGGAAAGTGGTCTTTCTACAGAGCTCTCATCGCTGAGTTCGTAGCAACCCTCCTATTCCTCTATGTCACCGTTATGACTGTCATCGGTTACAAGAGCCAGACTGACCCAGCCCTCCATCCTGACCAGTGTGCAGGCGTTGGCCTCCTCGGTATCGCCTGGGCCTTTGGTGGCATGATCTTCATCCTCGTTTACTGCACTGCCGGCATCTCTG GTGGCCATATTAATCCGGCAGTGACTTTTGGGCTGTTGTTGGCTCGGAAAGTGTCATTGGTGAGAGCAGTGATGTACATGGTGGCTCAGTGCCTCGGGGCCATTTGCGGTGTGGCTTTGGTTAAGTCCTTCCAGTCTGGTTACTACAACCGCTACGGTGGCGGTGCAAACGGTCTCTCCGATGGTTACAGTATCGGCACAGGTGTTGCCGCCGAGATCATTGGTACATTCGTCCTAGTCTACACAGTATTCTCAGCCACTGACCCCAAGAGGAGTGCGCGTGACTCTCACGTCCCT GTATTGGCTCCATTACCAATTGGATTTGCAGTGTTCATTGTTCACTTAGCTACAATCCCAATCACGGGCACTGGCATTAACCCTGCAAGAAGTATCGGAGCTGCAATTATCTACAACAAGGACAAAGCTTGGGATCATCATGTACGTtactatatcatatatttttacttctttgtcTTCGATATTACNTATCACGGATATAATTTGCGA TGTGAATGGGcaaaaaaaactcttgaaacagaggaaaa TTTGGAAGGTAATCTGATAGACGCTGTTGGCAATAGGGTAGTGGACTGGACGGTGCTGGACAAGACGTATCGAGAGGTCAAAAAAAGTGGCCATCAACCTCATCGTAAAGGAGGAGCTTAA
- the LOC104784075 gene encoding uncharacterized protein C24H6.02c-like: protein MVARLLAMRRALSLFSNQQPRIPLSQVSTEQLSLSNSLFSRNNGYGRLLQRQFCVTRGANEASVTNVCNSSNSATESAKVPTASEDLMVKYKSQLKINPRHDFMMVFTCKVCETRSMKMASRESYEKGVVVVRCGGCDNLHLIADRRGWFGEPGSVEDFLASRGEEFKRG from the exons ATGGTGGCTAGGTTGCTTGCTATGAGACGCGCTTTGTCTCTCTTCAGTAACCAACAACCTCGAATTCCTCTCTCTCAAG TCTCAACAGAGCAGTTGTCGCTATCAAACTCACTCTTCAGCAGGAATAATGGATATGGAAGATTACTACAGAGACAATTCTGTGTAACCCGTGGTGCTAACGAAGCTTCAGTAACCAATGTTTGCAACTCCTCAAACTCTGCTACTGAGTCGGCCAAAGTTCCGACAGCCTCTGAGGACCTGATGGTGAAGTACAAGTCCCAGTTGAAAATTAACCCGAGGCATGACTTCATGATGGTCTTTACTTGCAAGGTCTGTGAAACAAGATCTATGAAGATGGCGAGCCGAGAATCATATGAGAAAGGTGTTGTGGTGGTACGATGTGGAGGTTGTGATAATCTACATTTGATTGCAGACCGTCGTGGTTGGTTTGGGGAACCAGGAAGCGTGGAGGACTTTCTTGCTTCTCGTGGGGAAGAATTCAAGAGAGGA